One region of Peromyscus eremicus chromosome 4, PerEre_H2_v1, whole genome shotgun sequence genomic DNA includes:
- the Grin1 gene encoding glutamate receptor ionotropic, NMDA 1 isoform X5, which yields MSTMHLLTFALLFSCSFARAACDPKIVNIGAVLSTRKHEQMFREAVNQANKRHGSWKIQLNATSVTHKPNAIQMALSVCEDLISSQVYAILVSHPPTPNDHFTPTPVSYTAGFYRIPVLGLTTRMSIYSDKSIHLSFLRTVPPYSHQSSVWFEMMRVYNWNHIILLVSDDHEGRAAQKRLETLLEERESKSKKRNYENLDQLSYDNKRGPKAEKVLQFDPGTKNVTALLMEARELEARVIILSASEDDAATVYRAAAMLNMTGSGYVWLVGEREISGNALRYAPDGIIGLQLINGKNESAHISDAVGVVAQAVHELLEKENITDPPRGCVGNTNIWKTGPLFKRVLMSSKYADGVTGRVEFNEDGDRKFANYSIMNLQNRKLVQVGIYNGTHVIPNDRKIIWPGGETEKPRGYQMSTRLKIVTIHQEPFVYVKATLSDGTCKEEFTVNGDPVKKVICTGPNDTSPGSPRHTVPQCCYGFCIDLLIKLARTMNFTYEVHLVADGKFGTQERVNNSNKKEWNGMMGELLSGQADMIVAPLTINNERAQYIEFSKPFKYQGLTILVKKEIPRSTLDSFMQPFQSTLWLLVGLSVHVVAVMLYLLDRFSPFGRFKVNSEEEEEDALTLSSAMWFSWGVLLNSGIGEGAPRSFSARILGMVWAGFAMIIVASYTANLAAFLVLDRPEERITGINDPRLRNPSDKFIYATVKQSSVDIYFRRQVELSTMYRHMEKHNYESAAEAIQAVRDNKLHAFIWDSAVLEFEASQKCDLVTTGELFFRSGFGIGMRKDSPWKQNVSLSILKSHENGFMEDLDKTWVRYQECDSRSNAPATLTFENMAGVFMLVAGGIVAGIFLIFIEIAYKRHKDARRKQMQLAFAAVNVWRKNLQSTGGGRGALQNQKDTVLPRRAIEREEGQLQLCSRHRES from the exons ATGAGCACCATGCACCTGCTGACATTCGCCCTGCTTTTTTCCTGCTCCTTCGCCCGCGCCGCCTGCGACCCCAAGATCGTCAACATCGGCGCGGTGCTGAGCACGCGCAAGCACGAGCAGATGTTCCGCGAGGCCGTGAACCAGGCCAATAAGCGACACGGCTCTTGGAAGATCCAGCTCAACGCCACCTCTGTCACCCACAAGCCCAACGCCATACAGATGGCCCTGTCAGTGTGTGAGGACCTCATCTCCAGCCAG GTCTACGCCATCCTAGTTAGTCACCCGCCAACCCCCAACGACCACTTCACCCCCACACCCGTCTCCTACACAGCTGGCTTCTACAGAATCCCCGTCCTGGGACTGACGACCCGAATGTCCATCTACTCTGACAAG AGCATCCACCTGAGCTTCCTGCGCACGGTGCCGCCCTACTCCCACCAGTCCAGCGTCTGGTTTGAGATGATGCGCGTCTACAACTGGAACCATATCATCCTGTTAGTCAGCGATGACCACGAGGGCCGGGCAGCGCAGAAGCGCCTGGAGACGTTGCTGGAGGAGCGTGAGTCCAAG AGTAAAAAAAGGAACTATGAAAACCTCGACCAACTGTCCTATGACAACAAGCGCGGACCCAAG GCCGAGAAGGTGCTGCAGTTTGACCCAGGAACCAAGAATGTGACGGCTCTGCTGATGGAGGCACGGGAACTGGAGGCCAGGGTCATCATCCTTTCTGCAAG CGAGGACGACGCTGCCACCGTGTACCGCGCAGCCGCGATGCTGAACATGACGGGCTCTGGGTACGTGTGGCTGGTGGGGGAGCGCGAGATCTCGGGGAACGCCCTGCGTTACGCCCCAGACG GCATCATCGGACTGCAGCTCATCAACGGTAAAAACGAGTCAGCGCACATCAGCGACGCCGTGGGCGTGGTGGCGCAGGCAGTTCACGagctgctggagaaggagaacaTCACCGACCCACCGCGGGGCTGCGTGGGCAACACCAACATCTGGAAGACAGGACCGCTGTTCAAGAG GGTACTGATGTCTTCCAAGTATGCGGATGGAGTGACTGGCCGTGTGGAATTCAATGAGGATGGGGACCGGAAGTTTGCCAACTATAGTATCATGAACCTGCAGAACCGAAAGCTGGTGCAAGTGGGCATCTACAATGGCACCCAC GTCATTCCAAACGACAGGAAGATCATCTGGccagggggagagacagagaagcctCGAGGATACCAGATGTCCACGAGATTAAAG ATAGTGACAATCCACCAAGAGCCCTTTGTGTACGTCAAGGCCACGCTGAGCGACGGGACATGTAAAGAGGAGTTCACGGTCAACGGTGACCCCGTCAAGAAGGTGATCTGCACAGGACCTAATGATACATCGCCAGGCAGCC CACGCCACACGGTGCCTCAGTGCTGCTACGGCTTCTGCATCGACCTGCTCATCAAGTTGGCACGGACCATGAACTTTACCTATGAGGTGCACCTGGTGGCAGACGGCAAGTTTGGCACACAGGAGCGG GTGAACAACAGTAATAAAAAGGAGTGGAATGGGATGATGGGGGAGCTGCTCAGTGGCCAAGCGGACATGATTGTGGCACCACTGACCATCAACAATGAGCGTGCGCAGTACATAGAGTTCTCCAAGCCCTTCAAGTACCAGGGCCTGACCATTCTGGTCAAGAAG GAGATCCCCCGGAGCACACTGGACTCATTTATGCAGCCCTTCCAGAGCACGTTGTGGTTGCTAGTGGGGCTGTCAGTGCACGTGGTGGCTGTGATGTTGTACCTGCTGGACCGCTTCAG TCCATTTGGCCGGTTCAAAGTgaacagtgaggaggaggaggaggatgcacTGACCCTGTCCTCTGCCATGTGGTTCTCCTGGGGTGTCCTGCTCAACTCTGGCATTGGGGAAG GTGCCCCCCGAAGCTTCTCCGCACGGATCCTAGGCATGGTGTGGGCTGGTTTTGCCATGATCATCGTAGCTTCCTATACTGCCAACCTGGCAGCCTTTCTGGTGTTGGACCGGCCCGAGGAGCGTATCACCGGCATCAATGACCCGAGG CTCAGAAACCCCTCAGACAAGTTCATCTATGCAACTGTAAAGCAGAGTTCTGTGGACATCTACTTCCGGAGGCAGGTGGAGTTGAGCACCATGTACCGGCACATGGAAAAACACAACTATGAGAGCGCAGCGGAGGCCATCCAGGCCGTGCGGGACAA CAAGCTCCATGCCTTCATCTGGGACTCAGCGGTGCTGGAGTTCGAGGCTTCACAGAAATGTGACCTGGTGACCACCGGTGAGCTGTTCTTCCGCTCGGGCTTTGGAATCGGCATGCGCAAGGACAGCCCCTGGAAGCAGAATGTTTCCCTGTCCATACTCAA GTCCCACGAGAATGGCTTCATGGAAGATCTGGATAAGACATGGGTTCGGTATCAGGAGTGTGACTCCCGAAGCAATGCTCCTGCGACTCTCACATTTGAGAACATGGCAG GGGTCTTCATGCTGGTGGCTGGAGGCATCGTGGCAGGGATCTTCCTGATTTTCATCGAGATCGCCTACAAGCGACACAAGGACGCCCGCAGGAAGCAGATGCAGCTGGCCTTTGCAGCGGTGAACGTGTGGAGGAAGAACCTGCAG AGCACCGGGGGTGGACGCGGCGCTTTGCAAAACCAAAAAGACACAGTGCTGCCGCGACGCGCTATTGAGAGGGAGGAGGGCCAGCTGCAGCTGTGTTCCCGTCATAGGGAGAGCTGA
- the Grin1 gene encoding glutamate receptor ionotropic, NMDA 1 isoform X1 yields the protein MSTMHLLTFALLFSCSFARAACDPKIVNIGAVLSTRKHEQMFREAVNQANKRHGSWKIQLNATSVTHKPNAIQMALSVCEDLISSQVYAILVSHPPTPNDHFTPTPVSYTAGFYRIPVLGLTTRMSIYSDKSIHLSFLRTVPPYSHQSSVWFEMMRVYNWNHIILLVSDDHEGRAAQKRLETLLEERESKSKKRNYENLDQLSYDNKRGPKAEKVLQFDPGTKNVTALLMEARELEARVIILSASEDDAATVYRAAAMLNMTGSGYVWLVGEREISGNALRYAPDGIIGLQLINGKNESAHISDAVGVVAQAVHELLEKENITDPPRGCVGNTNIWKTGPLFKRVLMSSKYADGVTGRVEFNEDGDRKFANYSIMNLQNRKLVQVGIYNGTHVIPNDRKIIWPGGETEKPRGYQMSTRLKIVTIHQEPFVYVKATLSDGTCKEEFTVNGDPVKKVICTGPNDTSPGSPRHTVPQCCYGFCIDLLIKLARTMNFTYEVHLVADGKFGTQERVNNSNKKEWNGMMGELLSGQADMIVAPLTINNERAQYIEFSKPFKYQGLTILVKKEIPRSTLDSFMQPFQSTLWLLVGLSVHVVAVMLYLLDRFSPFGRFKVNSEEEEEDALTLSSAMWFSWGVLLNSGIGEGAPRSFSARILGMVWAGFAMIIVASYTANLAAFLVLDRPEERITGINDPRLRNPSDKFIYATVKQSSVDIYFRRQVELSTMYRHMEKHNYESAAEAIQAVRDNKLHAFIWDSAVLEFEASQKCDLVTTGELFFRSGFGIGMRKDSPWKQNVSLSILKSHENGFMEDLDKTWVRYQECDSRSNAPATLTFENMAGVFMLVAGGIVAGIFLIFIEIAYKRHKDARRKQMQLAFAAVNVWRKNLQDRKSGRAEPDPKKKATFRAITSTLASSFKRRRSSKDTSTGGGRGALQNQKDTVLPRRAIEREEGQLQLCSRHRES from the exons ATGAGCACCATGCACCTGCTGACATTCGCCCTGCTTTTTTCCTGCTCCTTCGCCCGCGCCGCCTGCGACCCCAAGATCGTCAACATCGGCGCGGTGCTGAGCACGCGCAAGCACGAGCAGATGTTCCGCGAGGCCGTGAACCAGGCCAATAAGCGACACGGCTCTTGGAAGATCCAGCTCAACGCCACCTCTGTCACCCACAAGCCCAACGCCATACAGATGGCCCTGTCAGTGTGTGAGGACCTCATCTCCAGCCAG GTCTACGCCATCCTAGTTAGTCACCCGCCAACCCCCAACGACCACTTCACCCCCACACCCGTCTCCTACACAGCTGGCTTCTACAGAATCCCCGTCCTGGGACTGACGACCCGAATGTCCATCTACTCTGACAAG AGCATCCACCTGAGCTTCCTGCGCACGGTGCCGCCCTACTCCCACCAGTCCAGCGTCTGGTTTGAGATGATGCGCGTCTACAACTGGAACCATATCATCCTGTTAGTCAGCGATGACCACGAGGGCCGGGCAGCGCAGAAGCGCCTGGAGACGTTGCTGGAGGAGCGTGAGTCCAAG AGTAAAAAAAGGAACTATGAAAACCTCGACCAACTGTCCTATGACAACAAGCGCGGACCCAAG GCCGAGAAGGTGCTGCAGTTTGACCCAGGAACCAAGAATGTGACGGCTCTGCTGATGGAGGCACGGGAACTGGAGGCCAGGGTCATCATCCTTTCTGCAAG CGAGGACGACGCTGCCACCGTGTACCGCGCAGCCGCGATGCTGAACATGACGGGCTCTGGGTACGTGTGGCTGGTGGGGGAGCGCGAGATCTCGGGGAACGCCCTGCGTTACGCCCCAGACG GCATCATCGGACTGCAGCTCATCAACGGTAAAAACGAGTCAGCGCACATCAGCGACGCCGTGGGCGTGGTGGCGCAGGCAGTTCACGagctgctggagaaggagaacaTCACCGACCCACCGCGGGGCTGCGTGGGCAACACCAACATCTGGAAGACAGGACCGCTGTTCAAGAG GGTACTGATGTCTTCCAAGTATGCGGATGGAGTGACTGGCCGTGTGGAATTCAATGAGGATGGGGACCGGAAGTTTGCCAACTATAGTATCATGAACCTGCAGAACCGAAAGCTGGTGCAAGTGGGCATCTACAATGGCACCCAC GTCATTCCAAACGACAGGAAGATCATCTGGccagggggagagacagagaagcctCGAGGATACCAGATGTCCACGAGATTAAAG ATAGTGACAATCCACCAAGAGCCCTTTGTGTACGTCAAGGCCACGCTGAGCGACGGGACATGTAAAGAGGAGTTCACGGTCAACGGTGACCCCGTCAAGAAGGTGATCTGCACAGGACCTAATGATACATCGCCAGGCAGCC CACGCCACACGGTGCCTCAGTGCTGCTACGGCTTCTGCATCGACCTGCTCATCAAGTTGGCACGGACCATGAACTTTACCTATGAGGTGCACCTGGTGGCAGACGGCAAGTTTGGCACACAGGAGCGG GTGAACAACAGTAATAAAAAGGAGTGGAATGGGATGATGGGGGAGCTGCTCAGTGGCCAAGCGGACATGATTGTGGCACCACTGACCATCAACAATGAGCGTGCGCAGTACATAGAGTTCTCCAAGCCCTTCAAGTACCAGGGCCTGACCATTCTGGTCAAGAAG GAGATCCCCCGGAGCACACTGGACTCATTTATGCAGCCCTTCCAGAGCACGTTGTGGTTGCTAGTGGGGCTGTCAGTGCACGTGGTGGCTGTGATGTTGTACCTGCTGGACCGCTTCAG TCCATTTGGCCGGTTCAAAGTgaacagtgaggaggaggaggaggatgcacTGACCCTGTCCTCTGCCATGTGGTTCTCCTGGGGTGTCCTGCTCAACTCTGGCATTGGGGAAG GTGCCCCCCGAAGCTTCTCCGCACGGATCCTAGGCATGGTGTGGGCTGGTTTTGCCATGATCATCGTAGCTTCCTATACTGCCAACCTGGCAGCCTTTCTGGTGTTGGACCGGCCCGAGGAGCGTATCACCGGCATCAATGACCCGAGG CTCAGAAACCCCTCAGACAAGTTCATCTATGCAACTGTAAAGCAGAGTTCTGTGGACATCTACTTCCGGAGGCAGGTGGAGTTGAGCACCATGTACCGGCACATGGAAAAACACAACTATGAGAGCGCAGCGGAGGCCATCCAGGCCGTGCGGGACAA CAAGCTCCATGCCTTCATCTGGGACTCAGCGGTGCTGGAGTTCGAGGCTTCACAGAAATGTGACCTGGTGACCACCGGTGAGCTGTTCTTCCGCTCGGGCTTTGGAATCGGCATGCGCAAGGACAGCCCCTGGAAGCAGAATGTTTCCCTGTCCATACTCAA GTCCCACGAGAATGGCTTCATGGAAGATCTGGATAAGACATGGGTTCGGTATCAGGAGTGTGACTCCCGAAGCAATGCTCCTGCGACTCTCACATTTGAGAACATGGCAG GGGTCTTCATGCTGGTGGCTGGAGGCATCGTGGCAGGGATCTTCCTGATTTTCATCGAGATCGCCTACAAGCGACACAAGGACGCCCGCAGGAAGCAGATGCAGCTGGCCTTTGCAGCGGTGAACGTGTGGAGGAAGAACCTGCAG GATAGAAAGAGTGGTAGAGCAGAGCCCGACCCTAAAAAGAAAGCCACATTTAGGGCTATCACCTCCACCCTGGCCTCCAGCTTCAAGAGACGTAGGTCCTCCAAAGACACG AGCACCGGGGGTGGACGCGGCGCTTTGCAAAACCAAAAAGACACAGTGCTGCCGCGACGCGCTATTGAGAGGGAGGAGGGCCAGCTGCAGCTGTGTTCCCGTCATAGGGAGAGCTGA
- the Grin1 gene encoding glutamate receptor ionotropic, NMDA 1 isoform X6 — translation MSTMHLLTFALLFSCSFARAACDPKIVNIGAVLSTRKHEQMFREAVNQANKRHGSWKIQLNATSVTHKPNAIQMALSVCEDLISSQVYAILVSHPPTPNDHFTPTPVSYTAGFYRIPVLGLTTRMSIYSDKSIHLSFLRTVPPYSHQSSVWFEMMRVYNWNHIILLVSDDHEGRAAQKRLETLLEERESKAEKVLQFDPGTKNVTALLMEARELEARVIILSASEDDAATVYRAAAMLNMTGSGYVWLVGEREISGNALRYAPDGIIGLQLINGKNESAHISDAVGVVAQAVHELLEKENITDPPRGCVGNTNIWKTGPLFKRVLMSSKYADGVTGRVEFNEDGDRKFANYSIMNLQNRKLVQVGIYNGTHVIPNDRKIIWPGGETEKPRGYQMSTRLKIVTIHQEPFVYVKATLSDGTCKEEFTVNGDPVKKVICTGPNDTSPGSPRHTVPQCCYGFCIDLLIKLARTMNFTYEVHLVADGKFGTQERVNNSNKKEWNGMMGELLSGQADMIVAPLTINNERAQYIEFSKPFKYQGLTILVKKEIPRSTLDSFMQPFQSTLWLLVGLSVHVVAVMLYLLDRFSPFGRFKVNSEEEEEDALTLSSAMWFSWGVLLNSGIGEGAPRSFSARILGMVWAGFAMIIVASYTANLAAFLVLDRPEERITGINDPRLRNPSDKFIYATVKQSSVDIYFRRQVELSTMYRHMEKHNYESAAEAIQAVRDNKLHAFIWDSAVLEFEASQKCDLVTTGELFFRSGFGIGMRKDSPWKQNVSLSILKSHENGFMEDLDKTWVRYQECDSRSNAPATLTFENMAGVFMLVAGGIVAGIFLIFIEIAYKRHKDARRKQMQLAFAAVNVWRKNLQSTGGGRGALQNQKDTVLPRRAIEREEGQLQLCSRHRES, via the exons ATGAGCACCATGCACCTGCTGACATTCGCCCTGCTTTTTTCCTGCTCCTTCGCCCGCGCCGCCTGCGACCCCAAGATCGTCAACATCGGCGCGGTGCTGAGCACGCGCAAGCACGAGCAGATGTTCCGCGAGGCCGTGAACCAGGCCAATAAGCGACACGGCTCTTGGAAGATCCAGCTCAACGCCACCTCTGTCACCCACAAGCCCAACGCCATACAGATGGCCCTGTCAGTGTGTGAGGACCTCATCTCCAGCCAG GTCTACGCCATCCTAGTTAGTCACCCGCCAACCCCCAACGACCACTTCACCCCCACACCCGTCTCCTACACAGCTGGCTTCTACAGAATCCCCGTCCTGGGACTGACGACCCGAATGTCCATCTACTCTGACAAG AGCATCCACCTGAGCTTCCTGCGCACGGTGCCGCCCTACTCCCACCAGTCCAGCGTCTGGTTTGAGATGATGCGCGTCTACAACTGGAACCATATCATCCTGTTAGTCAGCGATGACCACGAGGGCCGGGCAGCGCAGAAGCGCCTGGAGACGTTGCTGGAGGAGCGTGAGTCCAAG GCCGAGAAGGTGCTGCAGTTTGACCCAGGAACCAAGAATGTGACGGCTCTGCTGATGGAGGCACGGGAACTGGAGGCCAGGGTCATCATCCTTTCTGCAAG CGAGGACGACGCTGCCACCGTGTACCGCGCAGCCGCGATGCTGAACATGACGGGCTCTGGGTACGTGTGGCTGGTGGGGGAGCGCGAGATCTCGGGGAACGCCCTGCGTTACGCCCCAGACG GCATCATCGGACTGCAGCTCATCAACGGTAAAAACGAGTCAGCGCACATCAGCGACGCCGTGGGCGTGGTGGCGCAGGCAGTTCACGagctgctggagaaggagaacaTCACCGACCCACCGCGGGGCTGCGTGGGCAACACCAACATCTGGAAGACAGGACCGCTGTTCAAGAG GGTACTGATGTCTTCCAAGTATGCGGATGGAGTGACTGGCCGTGTGGAATTCAATGAGGATGGGGACCGGAAGTTTGCCAACTATAGTATCATGAACCTGCAGAACCGAAAGCTGGTGCAAGTGGGCATCTACAATGGCACCCAC GTCATTCCAAACGACAGGAAGATCATCTGGccagggggagagacagagaagcctCGAGGATACCAGATGTCCACGAGATTAAAG ATAGTGACAATCCACCAAGAGCCCTTTGTGTACGTCAAGGCCACGCTGAGCGACGGGACATGTAAAGAGGAGTTCACGGTCAACGGTGACCCCGTCAAGAAGGTGATCTGCACAGGACCTAATGATACATCGCCAGGCAGCC CACGCCACACGGTGCCTCAGTGCTGCTACGGCTTCTGCATCGACCTGCTCATCAAGTTGGCACGGACCATGAACTTTACCTATGAGGTGCACCTGGTGGCAGACGGCAAGTTTGGCACACAGGAGCGG GTGAACAACAGTAATAAAAAGGAGTGGAATGGGATGATGGGGGAGCTGCTCAGTGGCCAAGCGGACATGATTGTGGCACCACTGACCATCAACAATGAGCGTGCGCAGTACATAGAGTTCTCCAAGCCCTTCAAGTACCAGGGCCTGACCATTCTGGTCAAGAAG GAGATCCCCCGGAGCACACTGGACTCATTTATGCAGCCCTTCCAGAGCACGTTGTGGTTGCTAGTGGGGCTGTCAGTGCACGTGGTGGCTGTGATGTTGTACCTGCTGGACCGCTTCAG TCCATTTGGCCGGTTCAAAGTgaacagtgaggaggaggaggaggatgcacTGACCCTGTCCTCTGCCATGTGGTTCTCCTGGGGTGTCCTGCTCAACTCTGGCATTGGGGAAG GTGCCCCCCGAAGCTTCTCCGCACGGATCCTAGGCATGGTGTGGGCTGGTTTTGCCATGATCATCGTAGCTTCCTATACTGCCAACCTGGCAGCCTTTCTGGTGTTGGACCGGCCCGAGGAGCGTATCACCGGCATCAATGACCCGAGG CTCAGAAACCCCTCAGACAAGTTCATCTATGCAACTGTAAAGCAGAGTTCTGTGGACATCTACTTCCGGAGGCAGGTGGAGTTGAGCACCATGTACCGGCACATGGAAAAACACAACTATGAGAGCGCAGCGGAGGCCATCCAGGCCGTGCGGGACAA CAAGCTCCATGCCTTCATCTGGGACTCAGCGGTGCTGGAGTTCGAGGCTTCACAGAAATGTGACCTGGTGACCACCGGTGAGCTGTTCTTCCGCTCGGGCTTTGGAATCGGCATGCGCAAGGACAGCCCCTGGAAGCAGAATGTTTCCCTGTCCATACTCAA GTCCCACGAGAATGGCTTCATGGAAGATCTGGATAAGACATGGGTTCGGTATCAGGAGTGTGACTCCCGAAGCAATGCTCCTGCGACTCTCACATTTGAGAACATGGCAG GGGTCTTCATGCTGGTGGCTGGAGGCATCGTGGCAGGGATCTTCCTGATTTTCATCGAGATCGCCTACAAGCGACACAAGGACGCCCGCAGGAAGCAGATGCAGCTGGCCTTTGCAGCGGTGAACGTGTGGAGGAAGAACCTGCAG AGCACCGGGGGTGGACGCGGCGCTTTGCAAAACCAAAAAGACACAGTGCTGCCGCGACGCGCTATTGAGAGGGAGGAGGGCCAGCTGCAGCTGTGTTCCCGTCATAGGGAGAGCTGA